GCTGGCGCGGCGCGGCGCCGGTGCAGCGCGCGATCCTGGCGGGGGATGCGGAGACGGGGGTCGGCATCATGCAGATGGAGGCCGGGCTCGATACCGGGCCGGTGCGGCTGGAAGGGCGTGTGCCGATCGCCCGCAAGACGACGGGCGAATTGACCGCGGAACTCGCCGCGCTCGGCGCGCGCCTGATGATCGATGTGCTCGCCGATCTCGAGGGTCATCCGCCCGTGCCGCAGCCGGAGGACGGCATCACCTACGCCGCCAAGATCGACAAGGCCGAGGCGCGGATCGATTTCACGCAGAGCGCGATCGCGGTCGAGCGGCTGGTCCGCGCGATGAACCCGGCGCCGGGCGCGTGGTTCGACCTGAAGGGCGAGCGCGTCAAGCTGCTCGCCTGCGACGCGCTGCCCTTCACCTTTCCCGGCGGGGCGGGCGAAACGGTGGACGACCGGCTGACGATCGCGTGCGGCGACGGCGCGATCCGCCCGACGTTGGTGCAGCGCGCCGGGCGCAGCGTGACGAGCGCGGTAGAGCTTCTGCGGGGCTTTCCCGTCCCCTCGGGCACCGCGCTTTGACGCGGTTCGCGCTGAGCGTGGAGTTCGACGGCCGCCCCTTCATGGGGTGGCAGCGCCAGCCGCACGGACCGAGCGTGCAGGGCGCGATCGAGGCGGCAGTGCTGGCGGTGACGGGCGAGGCGGCGACGCTGCACTGCGCGGGGCGCACCGATGCCGGAGTCCACGGCCTCGCGATGCGCGCGCACCTGGACATCCGCAAGGCGATGACGCCGTTCCGCCTGATAGAGGCGCTCAACGCGCGGCTGCGGCCCGCGCCCGTCGCGATCCTGGGCTGTGAGATAGTGCCGGACGACTGGCATGCGCGCTTTTCCTGTATCGGGCGCGCGTATGAATATCGCATCCACAACCGCCGCGCGCCGCTGACGTTCGAAAAAGGGCTGGCGTGGCAGGTGCCGCAACCGCTCGACGCGGCGGCGATGCACGACGGGGCGCAGCGCCTGGTCGGGCGGCATGACTTCACGACATTCCGCTCTGCGCAGTGCCAGGCGGACAATCCGGTTCGGACGCTCGACCGGCTGGACGTTGTGCGCAACGGCGAGCGGATCACGGTGTTCGCCGAGGCGCGCGCGTTTCTCCATCATCAGGTCCGCTCGATGGTCGGCTGCCTGGCGATGGTGGGGATGGGACGATGGAGCGCGGACGATCTCGCCGACGCGCTGGCGGCACGGGACCGGGCGCGGCTCGGCCTCAACGCACCGCCCGACGGGCTGTTCTTCGTGCGCGCCGTCTATCCCTGAGGTACGAAGCGGGCGGCAAGCTCGACATGGGTCGACCAGCGGAACTGGCCGACGGGTTGCACCCAATCCAGCCGCCAGCCGGCTTCGCACAAGATCTTCGCATCACGCGCGAAGCTGCTGGGATTGCAAGAAACGTAGCCGATAACCTTGGTCTGGCATGCGGCGAGCGCGTCAACCTGTTCGCGCGCGCCGCTGCGGGGCGGATCGAGGATGACGGCATCGAACCGGTCGAGCTCGGCGACGGTCAGCGGGCGCCGGTACAGATCGCGATGTTCGGCGAATACGGGTTTCTGCGCCAGCGCCGCACCCGCCTTCAACGCCATGATCGCGTCGCGCGCGCCCTCGGCGGCATAGACCCGGCCCGGCATCGCCAGCGCGAAGGTGCCAAGGCCGCTGAACAGGTCGGCGATCGTGCCCGCGCCCGCCACCGCCTCGCGCATCGCCGCGACCAACGCCGCCTCGCCCTCCCGCGTCGCCTGCAGAAAGGAAGCGGGCGGCAACGGCACGGGGACGCCGCCCAGCGTGATCGTAACGCCCTGCGGCTCCCAGCGCGTTTCCGGACCAAGGCCATCGTTCAGCGCGAAGCGGGCGACGCCATGCCCCTCGCAGAATTGCGTGATCGCCTCCGCCGCCGCCAGCCCTTCGGCCTTGATGCCGGAGACGAGGATGTCGGGACCCTGATCGGCGAGCGTCAGATGAATATCCGCGCGCCGGCGCAGCCCGAGCCGCTGGAGCAGGCGACGCAGCGGCGCGACCAGCGCGAACAGCTCCGGCACCAGCACGTGGCATTCGGCAAGATCGACGATCGCATGGCTCTTTTCGCCGGTGAAGCCGATCGTCACGCGTCCGCCCTTGCCCTCCGCGTGAAGGTTCGCGCGACGCCGGGTCCGTGGTGGCGATACGAGTGGCGGCCGCAGCGGCGCGGACAGCCCCTGGGCATCGAGCGCCGACGCGACGCGATCGGTGCAGAAGGCGGCGTAGCTGTCGTCGTCGAGATGCTGCAGCTGGCACCCGCCGCACGCCGGGAAATGGCGGCATGGCGGGGCCTGATGGTGCGGGCCGGGGATGACCCGCCCATCGTCGGCCAGCAGGTCGCCCGGCGCGGCGAAGGCGGCGTGGCGTCCGTCGGCGGTCATGCCGTCGCCGCGCGCCGCGACGCGCAGGATGGTGGAGGGGTCGTTGGTCTGGTCGGTCACGCACCCGCTCTGGCGCGCGTGAGCGCTCTTGCCAAGTCGTCCGCGATGAAGCTTCGGCCCGCGATGCGCGCCGCACGGCCATGCAGCCAAACGCCGGCGGTCGCCGCGGCGAACGCGTCGGCATCGGGATGGGCGAGTTGCGCGGCGATGGCACCCGCCAGCAAGTCACCGGTCCCCGCCGTCGACAACCACGGATTGCCCGGCGGCGTAACGACCGCTCCTGCCGCATCGGCGACGACGGTCGTCGGGCCCTTGAGCACGACGATGCAGCCCGATCGGACGGCGGCCGCGCGTGCTCGCGCGATCGTGGTCCCCGCGTCTTCGCCGAACAGCGCGCGGAACTCGCCGGCATGCGGGGTCAGGATCGTCGGCGCCGCACGCGCGCGCAACGCGTCGACGGTGACGAGGTGGAGCGCATCGCCATCGACGAGCAGCGGCCTGGGCTTCTCCAGCACAGCCGCAACCTTCGCTCGCGCACGGTCGTCGCGGCCGAGGCCGGGGCCGACGACGATCGCGCCGATCCGAGGATCGTCGAGCCGCGCGGGGTCATAGTCCCGGTGGACGATTGCGGCGGGGCCCCCCTGCCCCGTATCGCCATAATGGGCGACATAGCCCGCCCCGCTCCGCAGCGCCGCTTCGCCGGCGAGACGTGCCGCGCCGGCCATGCCGCCGGTGACGATCGCGACCATCCCGCGCGAATATTTGTGCGATTGCGGCCCCGGTTCGGGAAGCGTCGGTCGGCCGGCGACCCGGACGTCGACGCTCTGGGGTACCAGGCCAAGGTCGACCAGCCGCACAACACCGCAGCGTGCCGCCGAGGGTTGCAGCAGATGCGCGGGCTTGACCGCCCCCAGCGCCAGCGTCAGGTCGACCGATGCGTTGCACAGCCATGGCGGCACGGTGCCGACGTCGCTGTCGACCCCGGTCGGCACATCGACCGCGATCATGAAACGCGCGGCGTTGCGCATCCGCGCGAGGGCGTCGTTCCATGTCGCGGCGAGCGGACGCTCCATGCCGATCCCCAGGATCGCATCGATCACCACCCCAGCCGGCGCCGCATCCTCGATCCCCTCGACGGGGCCGCCCCAGCCGGCGCGCGCGCGCATGGCAACCTCCGTTCTCGGCTCGCCGATGGCGGCCACGCGGACGGGATGCCCCATGCGCCCAAGGATGCCGGCGGCGACATAGCCGTCGCCGCCGTTGTTGCCCGGTCCGCACAGCACCAGGATCGGGTCGCTGCCGGCAAAGCGCCGCGCCGCGATCGCCACGGCCTCGCCCGCCTGCGCCATCAGCGCATCGGCGCCGCGACCGGCGGCGAACGCGCGTGCCTCTGCCTCGCGCATCTGTGTTGCCGTGCGGACGGGTTGCCCGGCGATATCGATCATCGCGCGGCGCGGATCGTCGCGGGCAGGCGGTAACGATCGCCGCCGATCGCCACTTCGATGCCCCCGTCGACGATGCGAACCGTGGCGGGTTCGGCGCCATCCGCCGCGACGACGCCGCGACCGTCGCGCGTCACGAGCAGGCGGTGGAAACCGCCGTCGTCGTCGTGGCGAACCGTCAGCGTCAATCCGCCCCGCGTTTGGGTCCGTTCGATCGTGCAGCCGCGCGCCATGGGCGCATCGCGCCGGGCGCACAGGATACGTCCCTCATCGTCAGCCGCCTTGCGCTGCTCCGTCTCGACCTTGCCGAGCGCCTGCGCATTCGCGGTTCGGTCCGACGGGCCGGAACAGGCGGCGACCAGCAGCAGGGCGCCGCCTGCGATCGCGTCAGATATCCGCGTAGACATGCGTTTCGGCGCGCGCTCCCGGGTGGGTAACGGCGCCCTGGTAGGCAGGGCCGACGTTCTGGGCATAGCGCCACAATGCGCCCGCGCCGTAATCGTTCACCCACGCCGTCCACGCCGCACGCCGCGCATCGAGCACGGCGGCGTCGACGAGCAGGTCGATCGTTCCTGTCTCCGCATCGATGCGGATCGTATCGCCGTTCTCGACCAGCGCGATCGGGCCGCCCTCCGCGGCTTCCGGCCCGACATGGCCGATGCAGAAGCCGCGCGTGCCGCCCGAAAAGCGCCCGTCGGTGATCAGCGCCACCTTCTCGCCCATGCCAAGGCCATAAAGCGCAGCGGTGGTCGACAGCATCTCGCGCATACCGGGACCACCCTTTGGCCCTTCGTAGCGGATAACGATGACTTCGCCCTCCCGGATCGCACGCGCTTCGACGGCGGCGAACGCATCCTCCTCGCGGTCGAAGCACCGCGCGGGCCCTTCGAACTGAAGGCGATGCATACCCGCGACCTTCACGATCGCGCCGTTGGGCGCCAGACTGCCGCGCAAGCCCACGACGCCTCCCGTTGGCGTGATCGGCGTCTTGACGTCGTAAATCACCTTCTGGTCGGGATTCCACGTCACCTGGTCGATGTTCTCGCCCAACGTCCGGCCCGTCACGGTCATGCAATTGCCGTCGAGCAAGCCGCCGGCCAGCATCGTCTTCATCAACATGTAGACGCCGCCCGCCTCGTACATATCCTTTGCGACGTACCTGCCACCGGGTTTGAGATCGGCGATATACGGCGTTGATTTGAAAGCGTCCGCGACGTCGAACAGGTCGAAGTCGATGCCCGCCTCGTTCGCCATGGCGGGCAGGTGCAGCGCCGCGTTGGTCGACCCGCCCGTCGCCGCAACGACGCGCGCCGCGTTGACGAACGCCGCGCGCGTGCAGATGTCGCGCGGGCGCAACTGGCGCTCGACGAGTTCCATCACCTGTGCGCCTGCCGCGATCGCGATCTGCTCCCGGCTGGTGTAGGGCGCGGGCACCATGTTGCTGTTGGGGAGGCTGAGGCCGATCGCCTCGCCGACGCAGGCCATCGTATTGGCGGTGAACTGACCGCCGCACGCGCCGTGGCCAGGGCATGCGACCTTCTCCAGCTCGTGCACCTCAGACAGCGGGCACGCGCCGGCGGCATGTTTGCCGACCACCTCGAACACGTCGACGACGGTGACGTCGCGGTCGTGGAAACGGCCGGGCAGGATCGATCCGCCATAGACGAAGATCGACGGGATATTGAGCCGCAGCATCGCCATCATCATGCCGGGCAGCGACTTGTCGCATCCCGCAAAGCCGACGAGCGCGTCGTAGCAATGGCCGCGCACCGACAATTCCACCGAATCGGCGATCACCTCGCGGCTGACCAGTGAGGCCTTCATGCCCTGATGCCCCATCGCGATCCCGTCGGTGACGGTGATCGTGTTGAAGCGGCGCGGCATGCCGCCGCCCTGCACCACGCCCTGCTGCGCGGCATCCGCCTGCGCGTCGAGCGTGGTGTTGCAGGGCGCCGAATTGTTGCCGGCGCTCGCCAGCGCGACGAAGGGCTTGGCGATGTCCTCTTCGGCGATGCCCATGGCGTAATAGTAGGAGCGGTGCGGCGCGCGTTCCGGACCGACGGAGACATGGCGGCTGGGCAGGCGGGATTTGTCGAACGTGGTCATGGCGCAGCCCTATGTCGCGGAAGACACCCTGAACGCAAGCTTGTTACGCGTAGTAGCGAAGTCGCGCGCGCCGCAGCGTCCGATCTTCCAGCGAATAATAGAGCGAGATCATCCCGTTCTCGACGACGGTCGATGCCGCGAAGGCGATATCGGTCTTGCTCCGCTCGACGGGTGGGGGCGGCAGGATGACGGGTTCGAGCCCGCGTCCGGTGACCGCCGAGAAATCGGGCGAGAAGCTGATCCAGCCGATCCGCCAGCGCGCATCCAGCGTCGCACCATTGTAGAACATCACGGAGTCGGCGCCCGGCAGCTGACAGATCGGCCCCGTCGACAGGTGCCAATTATCCCATGAGTCGGCGCGGATCGGAAAGGGATCGGCCTGCGCCTCCCACCGGTCGTGAAGCTTCGAGGCGGCAGCGACGCCGACGCGCGAGGCGCCGACGCCATCCTCTTCAGCGGCGGCATATTCGTAGAACAGCCGCCAGTCTCCCGCCGGCGTCTGGACGACGGTCGCTTCCTTGATATTGCCCTCGCCCGGCGGCGCGGCGAGGACGATGCGCTGTTTCGTGAGCGCATCGAGCGACGGACCGGTGGCGACGATCATCACGCCCTGCGACCGAGTGGCATCGACGCCGGTGTAATATACGACATAGGCGCCGTCCGCATCGACGATCACGGTCGGGTCCTCGCACCCGCCGGCATCCGGGTCGGACGCGTTCTTGCCGGGCGCTATCGCGATGCGATCGTCGATCGTGAAATGGAGGCCGTCGTCGCTCCAGCCGCTCGCGATGAGGCCGGTCGGATCGTGCGGCCCCAGAGGGTCGGGCACCGCCCGCACCAGCATGCGATAGCGGCCGTGCTCTTGCCAGACATAGGGGCTCATCAGGTCCATGCCGTCGACCGGCGATCCCGGCGCGATCGTGACGGTGTCGAGCTGCTCCACGGCGTAGGTCGGCATCGTTCGTCCTCAAGCACCCTGCGCGATGACGAGCGACAGCGCGCCGTCAATCGTCACGGTCGTGCCGGTGATATAATCCGCCGCTGGCGACAGCAGGAAGGCGACGAGGGTCGCGACCTCGTCCGCCCGGCCCGCGCGGCCCCAGGGAATGTTCGCCTCCAATTTCCGGCGATAATCGGCATCGTCCATAGCGTGCGCATTCATCGGCGTCAGGATCATGCCCGGCGCGACGCCGTTCACCGCGATCCCCTGCGGCGCCAGTTCCAGCGCGAGCGTCGCGGTCAGCTGCGCGAGGCCACCCTTTGCCGCATCATAGTCGACGCCGCCGGGCCGCGGCGCGTGTTCGTGGATCGACGAGATGTTGACCACCCGTCCCTTCGTGCCCCTCTTGACCAGCGCGCGGGTGAATCGACGGCAGGTCAGGAACGGCCCGACGAGGTCGGCATGCAGCACGCGGTCGAACTGCGCCAGTTCCATATCGACGAGCTTGACGCCGCTCATGTTGAGGCCCGCGGAATTGACGAGCCAGGTGACCGTGCCGAACGCGTGTTCCGCAGCCGCAAACAGCGCCTCGACCTGCGCCTCGTCGCCGACGTCGCATTGCACCGCGTGCGCCTTGTCCGCGCCGCCGGATGCCGCGACGACCCGGGCCGCGGCATCCGCATCCTTGAAATAGGTGAAGGCGACGCGCGCGCCGGCCAAGGCCAGCGCCTGGACACAGGCGGCGCCGATGCCGGATTCGCCACCGGTGACGATGGCGACGGGAGTTTGAGGTTGCTCGGTCATGGCGCCCGAGCGCGCGAGGGCACGGACAGGTTCCGTGACACATGCGTCACGGTCTGCTCGTACATCGCTCAGAGCGCTTCGAGCGCCTTGGCCACGCCATCCATCGTGAACGGCTTTTGCAGAACGGGCCGGTCGCGGAAGTGCGGATCGACGCTGTCGTCGCCGCCGCCGGTCGCGAAGACGAAGGGAATATTGCGGGCGGCCAGCGCCTCGGCGACCGGCGTGCTCTTCTCGCCGCCGCGCAGGTTGACGTCGAGGATCGCGGCGTCAAGGCCACCGGCCTCGATCCGCTCTAGCGCCCCCGCGACGGTATCGACCGTCCCGACATGCTGCTTGTCGAGCACTTCGAGAAAATCCTCGAGCATCATGGCGATCAGCGGTTCGTCCTCGACGATGAGGACCTGGGTCGGCGAAGACATGATCCGCCCTTACCGTCGCTCGTTGCGCTTTGCCAACATCTTGTTTGCGGGGCGGTTCAGCGCACCGCCAGCACGTCGCGCGCGGCCTCCGCCAGCTGCTGGACGGAAAAGGGCTTGGGCAGGAAGGCAACGTTGTCGAGGTCGATCGATCGGCGCAGCTGCTCCTCGGCATAGCCCGACATGAAGATGATCGGCAGGTCGGGGTACCGGTCGCGCGCGTGGCGGACCATTGTGGGACCATCCATCGTCGGCATGACGACGTCGCTGATGAGAAGATCGGGCCGCCCGTTACGATCGAGCAGATCGAGCGCAGCCTCGCCGTTCTCCGCGGTCATGACGGTATAGCCTTGCCGCGTCAGCGCGCGCTCGGCGACGGCACGGACCATGTCTTCGTCCTCGACGAGCAGGATCGTGCCCGTTCCCCACATCTCCACCGGCTTGGCCGCGGGACGCTGCGGCTGCGGGCGCGGCGCGGTGCCCGCGGCATGGACCGGCAGGTAGATGGAGAAAGTCGCCCCCTGCCCCGGCTTCGAATCCGCGAAAATCCAGCCGCCGGACTGTTTGACGATGCCATAGACCGTGGACAGGCCAAGGCCCGTCCCCTTTCCCACTTCCTTGGTGGTGAAGAAGGGTTCGAAAATCTTGGGCAGCACGTCGGGCGGGATGCCCGTACCCGTGTCGCTGACGATGAGCGCGGTATAATCGGCGACGGGCAGGATGTCCGACGCCATCGCGCGAACCTCCGCGGCGCTGACCGCCTTGGTCTGGATCGTCAGCGTGCCGCCTCCGCGCGGATTGGCGGCCAGCATCGCGTCGCGCGCATTGACCGCGAGGTTGACGACGACCTGCTCCAGCTGGCCGGGATCCGCACGCACCGCGCCGAGGCCGCGGCCGTGGCTGACGTCCAGCCGAATCTGTTCGCCCATCAGCCGCTTGAGCAGATTCGATACCTCCGCGACGACATCGGGCAGCTGCAACACCTGCGGGCGCAGCGTCTGCTGGCGGCTGAACGCGAGCAGCTGGCGCGTCAGGCTGGCGGCGCGGTTGGAGTTGGTGCGGATCTGCTGGATGTCGTCGTAGTCGCTGTCGCCGGGCGAATGGCGCATCATCATCAGGTCGCAATGGCCGATGATCGCGGTCAGGATGTTGTTGAAATCGTGCGCGACGCCGCCGGCGAGCTGGCCCACCGCCTGCATCTTCGTTGCCTGCGCCACCTCGCGCTTCAGCCGGCTCTCCTCGCTATTGTCCTTGAGGCTGAGCAGCACCGCGGCATCGCCCAGGCCACGCGCACCCGCGATCGTCAGCGCGACGGGCTCGTCGGGATGGTTCTTCAGCCGTACCGCCATGTCCGACGAATGCGTCGCGCCGCCCGCGAAACGGCGGATCGCATCCGCGACCGCGGCCTTGTCCTCGCGCACGACCAGGTCGCCGGGATAGAGCGGCGGCGCTTTGGCATCGACCTGCGCCGCGCGCAAGAACGCGTCGTTCATCTGCAGGAAGCGACCTTCGCGATCGACCAGCGCCATGCCGAACGGCATCAGGCTGACGAGGCTGCGCACGTGCGCCGATGCGCTCGCGCCGATCGCGGGCGCGGTATCCTCGTCGTCCAGCATCGCGACCAGAACGGGCGCCTCCAGTCCGTCGAGGAAGGGTATCTGCAACACGCGCAGCGGCGTGCCGTCGAGCCCCTCGCGTTCGAACCGGACCAGGCCGCGGCTGTCCGTGATCAGCAGCCGGCCGAAATCGCGCCCCTCCAGCCGGCCGGATTCGCCGAGCGCGCGGACCGCCAGCACGCGGTTGGCGGCACGGATACGACCGTCGGGGCCTAGCAGCGCTGCCATCACCCCCGCCGCGCCCAGCCGGTCTCCGGTCGCACCGGCGAGCAATTGTTCGGCGGAGGCGGCGAGGTCGCGCTGCGCGACGATGGCGAACCGCCAGACGAGCATGTCGCCATCCTCGCCCGCGCGCGCGATCTCCGCGTCGAGGCAGCGCCCCTCGCCCCGAAGGCCGGATGCGACGCCGCGTCCTTCACGCCACGCGGTGCGCCCCGCATCGCCCAGACGCGCGATGCCGTCGTCGTCCAGCGGCAGGCCAGGCGGCGTGGGGAAACCCGCGAACAGCCGGTCATAGGCGTCGTTGGCGCACACCAGCCGCCCGGCGCGGTCGGTGATCGCGACCGCATCACCGCTCGCCTGAGCGACCGCGCGTGTGAAATCCCAGTCGATGCTGCGCGGCTGGCTTTCCGGCACGGGCATGAGCAGGCGAACCGCGATGGCGACGCCGCCGACGACCAGCGCCGCTGCGAGGAAACCCGCGGCCAGGATCGCGTTGCCGACCAGAAGAAAGACGATCGCCGCCGCCGACGCCGACGCGCCGACGCCGATGGCCAGCGCGAGACGGGTCGGCGACATGTCGGCGGGAAACGGAAGCGAGGCCATCGACGCGTTCTTCGGGTGGAGGACGCCGATCCGTCAAGCGGTTGCGGCGAGGTGACGCGCGAGAAGGATGGATGCCGCCCCCTCCCGAGCACGGAAGGGGGCGGCGATCGGCGTCACCAGATGCGGACGCGCTTTTCGGGCGGAAGGACGAGCTTGCCCGTCGGCGCCGGATTGTACGCGCCGTACCAGGGGTCGAGATTGCGCACGACCCAGGTGCGCTGCTGCGAGGGCGAGTGCGGATCGGTCATCAACCGCTGCTTCAGGTTCGCCTCGCGGTAGTTGCGCCGCCACACCTGCGCCCAGCCGAGGTAGAAGCGCTGGTCGCCCGTGAAACCGTCGATCGTCGGCGCCGCCTTGCCGCCGAGCGACGCCTTGTAGGCGTCATAGGCGACGGACAGGCCGGCAAGGTCGGCGGTGTTCTCGCCCAGCGTCAGCGCACCCTTAACGTGCATGCCCGGCAGCGGCTCGTACGCGTCATACTGGTCGACGAGCTGCTGCGTCAGCGCCTTGAAGCGGGTGACGTCCTCCGGCATCCACCAATCGGTCAGCTGGCCGTGCGCATCGTATTTCGAGCCCTGATCGTCGAAATGATGGCTGAGCTCGTGGCCGATGACCGCGCCGATGCCGCCATAGTTGATCGCCGGATCCGCCTTCGGATCGAAGAAGGGCGGTTGCAGGATGGCTGCGGGGAAGACGATCTCCACCATCCCGAAATTGGCATAGGCGTTGACCGTCATCGGGGTCATGCCCCATTCCCAGCGCTGCAGCGGCTTGCCGAGGTGCTGGACGTTATAGTCGTGGCCCCATTGCCGCGCGCGCAGGGCGTTGCCGAACGCGTCGCCCGGAACGATCTTCAGCGCGCGGTAATCGCGCCAGCGATCGGGATAGCCGATCTTGGGCGTGAAGGCAGCGAGCTTGGCGTGCGCCTTGACCTTGGTTTCAGGCGCCATCCACTGGAGCGCGTCGATACGCTTGCCCATCGCGGCGATGACGTTGCGGACGAGCTGGTCCGCCGCCGCCTTCGTCTCCGGCGGGAAATATTGCGCGACGTAGAGCCTGCTGACGTCATCCGACAGCGCGCTGCTGGTGAAGCCGACGGCGCGCTTCCAACGGTCCTCCTGCTGCGGCGTGCCCGACAGCGTGGTGCCGTAGAAGGCGAACTGTTCCTGGTCGAACGCGCGCGGCAGCACGCCGGCATAGCCGTCGAGCGTGCGGAGCAGCAACTGGTCCTGCAGCACCGACATCGGCGCCGCGCCGACGAGCCGGGCGATGCCCTGAATCGCGCTGGGCTGAGACACGATGAGCGTGTCGACCGGCGTGCCGATACCCTTCAGATAGGTGACGAAGTCGAAGCCCAGTGCGCTCTGCGTCAGTTGCGCGACCGTCATCTTGTTGTACGTCTTGTTGGCGTCGCGGCTGTCGATCCGCGTCCAGCTGACCTGCGCGATCTGCGTCTCGAAATCGACCAGCGCCTTCGCGCGTGCGGCGGCGTTGGCCTCGCCCGCCAGCGTGAACATCTTGGCGATATGCGCTTCGTACGCCGCCTTTTCCTTGGCGTTCTTGGCGTCGAGATAATAATCGCGATCGGGCAGGCCGAGGCCCGACTGGCGCATCTCGACGACATAGGTTTCGGGCGCCTTGTCGTCCTGGCCGACGCCGGCGCCGAACGGCACGCCGACGCCGTTTCGATCGGCTTCTGCGATCAGCGACGCATAATTGGCCTTGGTCGCGGCCTTAATCTTGGTAAGCCACGGCTGGACGGGCGCCAGCCCCTTCTTGTCGATCGTCGCCGTGTCGAGATAGGTCGCGTAGGCGGTGCCGATCTTCGACCCCTTCTGCTTCGCCGCGGCTTCCAGGATCGTGCGGGTACGGTCGCGCGACAGGTCGGCGAGCGTATCGAACGCGCCGAAGCTTGCCTTATCGGCGGGAATTGCCGTCGTCTTGGCCCAATTGCCGTTCGCAAAAGCATAGAAATCGTCGCCCGGCGCGACCGACTTGTCCATGCCCTGTTCGTCGAAGCCGAACCGGCCGATCTGCGGCGCGGCGTTGCTGGTCGTGGCGGTCTGTTGCGCATGGACGACGCCCGCGATGGCGGTAGCGCCCAGCAGGCCTGCTAGGATGATCGTCTTCATTCGTTCCCCTCGGTCTTTTTCTGTTCTGACGGTTGTTCCGACAGGGGCGGGCCGGCGATCACCGGTCCCGCCCGGATCGTGTTTACCAGATGTGGATGCGATCGTTCGGTGCGAGGTAATAGGTCTGGCCCGGCTTGACGTCGAACGCAGGATACCAGGCGTCGAGGTTGCGCACGACATAGGCGCGATACTGGCCGGGCGTGTGCGGATCGGTCGTCAGCTGGTTCTTGATCGCCGCCTCGCGCATCTTGGTCTGCCACACCTGCCCGAAGCCCATGAAGAAGCGCTGATTGCCGGTATAGCCGCCGATTACCGGCGCCGGCTTGCCCTTCAGCGAGATCATATAGGCGTCGTGCGCGACGTTGATGCCGGCGAGGTCGGCCATGTTCTCGCCCAGCGTCAACTCGCCCTTGACGTGCGTACCGGGGATCGGTTCGTAGGCGCTATATTGCGCCACCACCTTGTCGGTCATCGCGTTGAAGCGCTTGACGTCCTCGTCCGTCCACCAGTCGGCGAAATTGCCCTTGGCGTCGAACT
This portion of the Sphingomonas sp. FARSPH genome encodes:
- the fmt gene encoding methionyl-tRNA formyltransferase; the encoded protein is MRIIFMGTPDFAVPTLDALVAAGHDVVAAYSQPPRPGGRRGRELVPSPVQRRAEALGIPVRTPVSLKGADEHAAFAALSPDVAVVAAYGLILPKPVLAAPLHGCLNVHGSLLPRWRGAAPVQRAILAGDAETGVGIMQMEAGLDTGPVRLEGRVPIARKTTGELTAELAALGARLMIDVLADLEGHPPVPQPEDGITYAAKIDKAEARIDFTQSAIAVERLVRAMNPAPGAWFDLKGERVKLLACDALPFTFPGGAGETVDDRLTIACGDGAIRPTLVQRAGRSVTSAVELLRGFPVPSGTAL
- the truA gene encoding tRNA pseudouridine(38-40) synthase TruA, which translates into the protein MTRFALSVEFDGRPFMGWQRQPHGPSVQGAIEAAVLAVTGEAATLHCAGRTDAGVHGLAMRAHLDIRKAMTPFRLIEALNARLRPAPVAILGCEIVPDDWHARFSCIGRAYEYRIHNRRAPLTFEKGLAWQVPQPLDAAAMHDGAQRLVGRHDFTTFRSAQCQADNPVRTLDRLDVVRNGERITVFAEARAFLHHQVRSMVGCLAMVGMGRWSADDLADALAARDRARLGLNAPPDGLFFVRAVYP
- a CDS encoding class I SAM-dependent RNA methyltransferase produces the protein MTADGRHAAFAAPGDLLADDGRVIPGPHHQAPPCRHFPACGGCQLQHLDDDSYAAFCTDRVASALDAQGLSAPLRPPLVSPPRTRRRANLHAEGKGGRVTIGFTGEKSHAIVDLAECHVLVPELFALVAPLRRLLQRLGLRRRADIHLTLADQGPDILVSGIKAEGLAAAEAITQFCEGHGVARFALNDGLGPETRWEPQGVTITLGGVPVPLPPASFLQATREGEAALVAAMREAVAGAGTIADLFSGLGTFALAMPGRVYAAEGARDAIMALKAGAALAQKPVFAEHRDLYRRPLTVAELDRFDAVILDPPRSGAREQVDALAACQTKVIGYVSCNPSSFARDAKILCEAGWRLDWVQPVGQFRWSTHVELAARFVPQG
- a CDS encoding NAD(P)H-hydrate dehydratase, which translates into the protein MIDIAGQPVRTATQMREAEARAFAAGRGADALMAQAGEAVAIAARRFAGSDPILVLCGPGNNGGDGYVAAGILGRMGHPVRVAAIGEPRTEVAMRARAGWGGPVEGIEDAAPAGVVIDAILGIGMERPLAATWNDALARMRNAARFMIAVDVPTGVDSDVGTVPPWLCNASVDLTLALGAVKPAHLLQPSAARCGVVRLVDLGLVPQSVDVRVAGRPTLPEPGPQSHKYSRGMVAIVTGGMAGAARLAGEAALRSGAGYVAHYGDTGQGGPAAIVHRDYDPARLDDPRIGAIVVGPGLGRDDRARAKVAAVLEKPRPLLVDGDALHLVTVDALRARAAPTILTPHAGEFRALFGEDAGTTIARARAAAVRSGCIVVLKGPTTVVADAAGAVVTPPGNPWLSTAGTGDLLAGAIAAQLAHPDADAFAAATAGVWLHGRAARIAGRSFIADDLARALTRARAGA
- the ilvD gene encoding dihydroxy-acid dehydratase; this encodes MTTFDKSRLPSRHVSVGPERAPHRSYYYAMGIAEEDIAKPFVALASAGNNSAPCNTTLDAQADAAQQGVVQGGGMPRRFNTITVTDGIAMGHQGMKASLVSREVIADSVELSVRGHCYDALVGFAGCDKSLPGMMMAMLRLNIPSIFVYGGSILPGRFHDRDVTVVDVFEVVGKHAAGACPLSEVHELEKVACPGHGACGGQFTANTMACVGEAIGLSLPNSNMVPAPYTSREQIAIAAGAQVMELVERQLRPRDICTRAAFVNAARVVAATGGSTNAALHLPAMANEAGIDFDLFDVADAFKSTPYIADLKPGGRYVAKDMYEAGGVYMLMKTMLAGGLLDGNCMTVTGRTLGENIDQVTWNPDQKVIYDVKTPITPTGGVVGLRGSLAPNGAIVKVAGMHRLQFEGPARCFDREEDAFAAVEARAIREGEVIVIRYEGPKGGPGMREMLSTTAALYGLGMGEKVALITDGRFSGGTRGFCIGHVGPEAAEGGPIALVENGDTIRIDAETGTIDLLVDAAVLDARRAAWTAWVNDYGAGALWRYAQNVGPAYQGAVTHPGARAETHVYADI
- a CDS encoding glycosidase translates to MPTYAVEQLDTVTIAPGSPVDGMDLMSPYVWQEHGRYRMLVRAVPDPLGPHDPTGLIASGWSDDGLHFTIDDRIAIAPGKNASDPDAGGCEDPTVIVDADGAYVVYYTGVDATRSQGVMIVATGPSLDALTKQRIVLAAPPGEGNIKEATVVQTPAGDWRLFYEYAAAEEDGVGASRVGVAAASKLHDRWEAQADPFPIRADSWDNWHLSTGPICQLPGADSVMFYNGATLDARWRIGWISFSPDFSAVTGRGLEPVILPPPPVERSKTDIAFAASTVVENGMISLYYSLEDRTLRRARLRYYA